A section of the Nitrospirae bacterium CG2_30_53_67 genome encodes:
- a CDS encoding four helix bundle protein, translating to MTYIKKQNPKAKLIEAHGGYRNLKSYQMAEIIYDAAVAFCNRFIDHGSRTRDQMVQAARSGKQNIAEGSMASGTSRKTELKLVGVARASLEELLLDCEDFLRQRGLLLWGKEHPRARTVRKLAHCQNRSYATYRTYIEAEAPDVAANTLICLIHQANYLLDQQLRQLEERFLKEGGFTERLYNKRLEVRSAQKRK from the coding sequence ATGACCTATATAAAAAAACAAAACCCAAAAGCAAAGCTCATCGAGGCCCATGGCGGTTACCGTAACCTGAAATCGTATCAGATGGCGGAGATCATCTATGATGCGGCGGTGGCGTTTTGTAATCGATTCATCGACCACGGTTCGCGTACCCGTGACCAGATGGTGCAAGCGGCGCGGAGCGGCAAGCAGAACATTGCCGAGGGGAGTATGGCCTCGGGTACATCGCGCAAGACCGAGCTGAAGCTGGTGGGCGTGGCGCGGGCGAGTCTTGAAGAGCTGTTGCTTGACTGCGAGGACTTTCTGCGCCAGCGAGGACTGTTGCTTTGGGGAAAGGAGCACCCGAGGGCGCGGACTGTGCGGAAGCTCGCGCATTGTCAAAATAGGTCCTATGCGACCTATAGGACCTATATTGAAGCTGAAGCCCCTGATGTGGCAGCCAACACACTGATTTGCCTGATCCACCAGGCGAACTACCTGCTTGATCAGCAGCTTCGACAGTTGGAGGAACGTTTTTTAAAAGAGGGCGGCTTCACCGAACGGCTCTATAACAAACGCCTTGAGGTCAGAAGCGCACAAAAAAGAAAGTGA